The genomic interval GTACTTACCTGACCTCATTTTTTTAAGGGGCTCCTAGGCGGGCCATATTTTCAGTGCAATATTGGctggcaactattggtgtccctgtctaacatgtgagtaagagagggacaccaatagttgccggccactaATTGGAGTGAAAATATAGCCCGCCTAGGACCCCCTTTACTTATTCGCTAAATTCTGTTTTCaccttttatattattatgatctaAGTAAACAGACgggtacaatttttttcatttatttattaagtacaaaaaaaatacacagtaTTACAGCTGTAAGCCAATTcactgtaaaattcaattaatGTAAGCAACTAGACACTTATTCCACTTCCATCCATAGCCTCAAAAAATCTCAGACATACCTGTGCGACAGAGTTCGACCCATCGACTCGAAAAAAGGTTAGATTCCGGTGCTGATGAATGACAGAGGGGAATTGTGGGACACGTTAGTGCCCGAATAACAGGGGAATTACGATGTGACACGAGTCTTTGGTACTGCAAGCAGACTATGGTTACGTGGTCTGAGAAGATTTTTTGGGGAAAATGGGACTGCCAATCTTACGAGCATCGTCATCAAAATTGCTGAACCTTTTTTTATAGGTTAGAGTAggttaaaaaagtattaaatttacCCCCAACAATGtcttttcaaagttaaatatctcaataacggctgaaccgaattttattaaacatacctaagaaccaccgcaaagaAACCCGCTTTCGAAAAAGCTTCATCAAAATTGTTCCATCCATTTGAAATCTACAATGCcgcagacagacattggcgtgaAACTTCTAACAGCATGCCGCCTCCACGTGCTTGGCAAACAACGGCAAACAGCGAACACCAATCAACGAACACGAACGTGTGGATAGATGTTCGACTGTGTTTGCCTGTTTTTGTTCGTGTTTACCAGTGATCGGCGTCGATGTCGGTTTTGTGCACAAATCAAAGGGTATTCGACAAAAGTGTTTGCGATGTATCCAAACGCTTGTCTGTAGTAAACGTGTTTGCGATGTATCCAAACCTTGTAAGATTTCTGTGAATTTTGATTATCCACCAACGTCTTGGTTTCCTTCTTTTTCGTTTAATTTCActttgctttatttttaaataaaaataggtaacCCTAAAGTAATCGCTGCCACAACAAGCTCGTCGTCCGCCATGTTTGCCAATCCGGCATAATACTAGCATGTTCGCCAAGCCTGGGGATGCCGTGTTTGTGTTGGGTGATTGTGGTCAGTGTTTGGCAAGGTGTTTGGTATTTGTGGCAAACACCAAGCATGTGGAGGTGGCATTAGAATCGACAACTTCTACTCTATCGACATTACATTACAATGCTATGATCCTCACTgctcaaaaatgcttttttttgcaGGAAAGAATAGGCCAGCAGATCAGAGACGGGATCATCAGTGCTAGACCAGCTCTAGACGTGATCAGAGACgctcaaaaaatatacaatggggacgacgatgatgatgatgatgacaaataaGCAAACATTATCAGTTCACTTATCAGTATATCTGATTAACTATAAATGCCTTATCATCTATTCCATCCTTATCGTCACCAGCCAGAAGAACTCCAcagctgaacaaaagcctcccctttggaacgccacaatggatgacaactcgccatttgctTTCACCGATTGCCCGCAACTTTCAAGATCTCTTCAGTCCATCTAGTCGGAGCCCTGCCAACGC from Choristoneura fumiferana chromosome 25, NRCan_CFum_1, whole genome shotgun sequence carries:
- the LOC141442095 gene encoding cecropin-D-like peptide; the protein is MKFFRVFILFFTCLMAMASNVSAAPGFGRELERIGQQIRDGIISARPALDVIRDAQKIYNGDDDDDDDDK